The DNA region CTACATGGAAAAGCTCGCAATCGGTCCGGGCTTCATGCCCAACGTGGTGACGCTGGACATGGCCTATGGCGAGCGCGTCAAGCGCATGGCCCGCGCCAAGGCCTGCTCCACCGAGGACATCACCGTCTGCATTCTCGACCGGGAGCGCCATCAGGACATGATCGACGAGGTGCGCTCCACGGGCGCTGCGATCCGCCTGATCACCGATGGCGACGTGGCAGGCGTCATGCACTGCGCGGAGCCCGACCTCACGGGCATCGACATGTATATGGGCCTCGGCGGCGCGCCCGAGGGCGTCCTCGCCGCCGCGGCGCTGAAATGCATGGGGGGCCAGTTCTGGGGCCGCCTCACCTTCCGCGACGACGACGAGAAGGGCCGCGCGGAGAAGGCCGGCATCGAGGATCTCGACCGCATCTATACCCGCGACGAGCTCGTCTCCGGCGATGTCATCTTTGCGGCCACTGGCGTGACCGACGGCTCGCTCCTCCCCGGCATCAAGCGCGAGGTGGGCTATCTCACCGCCGAGACCATCCTCATGCGCTCGAAAACCGGGTCGGTGCGCCGCATGACCTATCGAAACCCGGTTCAATAGCGCCTATCCACAGCTTTCGCGCCCCGGGCGCTGGACGGGAGCGCCCATGATTTGGTAGCCTGTTGAAGCTAAGCCACAACATGCTGACCAAATGCTCGACCGGCCCGCCTTTCTGAACGTCTCGCATTCGCTCACCGGGCGGCGCTGGATCGGCCCGTCCGACGCCCTCTCGCGCCATGCCGAGGCGCTGGTGCAGGAGACAGGCCTGCCCCATGCGCTCGCCGCGATCCTCGCGCGCCGGCGGGTGACGGCGGAGGAGGCGGATGCCTTCCTCGAGCCCACGCTCCGCGACCTCCTCCCGGACCCGCGCGCCCTGCGCGACATGGAGGCGGCGGCGACCCGCTTTCTCGCCGCCATGCGCGGGCGCGAGCGCGTGGCGGTCTTTGCGGACTACGACGTCGATGGAGGCGCATCGGCGGCCCTCCTTCTCACCTGGCTGCGGGAGATGGGCTGCGCCGCGACGCTCTACATCCCCGACCGGATCGACGAAGGCTACGGGCCCAACGCGCCCGCCATGGCGGAGCTGGCGCGCGACCACGACCTCATCATCTGCGTCGATTGCGGGACGCTCTCCCACGAAGCGTTGGCCGCCGCCACGGCCGCCGACGTGATCGTCCTCGATCACCACCTCGGGGGTGAAACACTGCCGCCGGCCCTCGCGGTGGTGAACCCCAACCGGCAGGACGAAACGGGCGACCTCGCGCATCTTTGTGCCGCGGCCGTCGTTTTTCTGATGCTCGTGGAGGCGGGCCGCCAGCTGCGGGAGGCGGGCGAGAAACGCCCTGATCTCATGGCGATGCTCGATCTCGTGGCGCTCGCCACGGTGGCCGACGTCGCGCCCCTCGTCGGCGTCAATCGGGCCTTCGTCCGCCAGGGTCTCAAGGTCATGGCCGCGCGCCGCAGGATCGGGCTCACCGCGCTCGCCGACATTGCCCGCCTCGATACGGAGCCCCGCTCCTATCATCTGGGCTATGTCCTGGGCCCGCGCATCAATGCCGGCGGGCGCATCGGGGCCGCCGATCTCGGCGCGCGCCTCCTGTCAACGGCTGATCCGCACGAGGCGGCCGCCCTCGCCGAACGCCTCGATGCGCTGAACACCGAGCGCCGGGAGGTGGAGGCCGCAGTGCGCGACGCGGCCCTCCTGCAGGCCGAGACGCGCGGGTTTGACCGTGGCCTCGCCTGGGCCGCCGGTGATGGCTGGCACCCGGGCGTCGTGGGCATCGTCGCCTCGCGGATGAAGGAGACCTCCGGCCGCCCCTCCGTCGTCATCGGCTTCGAAGGAGACGCCGGCAAGGGCTCGGCCCGCTCCATCCCCGGCGTCGATCTGGGCGCGTCGATCCAGCGGCTCGCCGCCGAGGGCCTCATCGAGAAGGGCGGTGGGCACAAGATGGCCGCGGGCCTCTCGCTCACGCGCGCGCAGCTGGAGCCTGCCATGGCGCGGCTGGAGGAGCTCCTCGCGCGGCAAGGCGCGGCGGAGGGGGCGGCGGCAGAACTGCGGTGCGATGCTGTCCTGATGCCGGGCGCGGCCACGGTGGAGCTGATCGAGCTCTTGGAGCGTGCGGGGCCCTTCGGCGCCGCCGCATCCGCTCCCCGCTTCGCGCTGGCCGATCTCCGCGTGGCCCATGCCAAGGAGGTCGGCGCCGGTCACCTGAAGCTCGATCTCACCGATGGGCTTGGGGGCCGCCTCTCCGCCATCGCGTTCGGGGCTTTCGACGGCCCGCTCGGGCCTGCACTGGCGCAGAAAAACGCCGCACGCGTCCATGTTGCCGGTCGTCTCGAAGTGAACAGCTGGGGCGGCCGCACCAGCCCGCAATTCCGGCTGGAAGACGCGGCCTTGGCCTGAATGGGCGCGGCTAAGCAGCGTGAATTT from Pseudomonadota bacterium includes:
- the recJ gene encoding single-stranded-DNA-specific exonuclease RecJ, with amino-acid sequence MLDRPAFLNVSHSLTGRRWIGPSDALSRHAEALVQETGLPHALAAILARRRVTAEEADAFLEPTLRDLLPDPRALRDMEAAATRFLAAMRGRERVAVFADYDVDGGASAALLLTWLREMGCAATLYIPDRIDEGYGPNAPAMAELARDHDLIICVDCGTLSHEALAAATAADVIVLDHHLGGETLPPALAVVNPNRQDETGDLAHLCAAAVVFLMLVEAGRQLREAGEKRPDLMAMLDLVALATVADVAPLVGVNRAFVRQGLKVMAARRRIGLTALADIARLDTEPRSYHLGYVLGPRINAGGRIGAADLGARLLSTADPHEAAALAERLDALNTERREVEAAVRDAALLQAETRGFDRGLAWAAGDGWHPGVVGIVASRMKETSGRPSVVIGFEGDAGKGSARSIPGVDLGASIQRLAAEGLIEKGGGHKMAAGLSLTRAQLEPAMARLEELLARQGAAEGAAAELRCDAVLMPGAATVELIELLERAGPFGAAASAPRFALADLRVAHAKEVGAGHLKLDLTDGLGGRLSAIAFGAFDGPLGPALAQKNAARVHVAGRLEVNSWGGRTSPQFRLEDAALA
- the glpX gene encoding class II fructose-bisphosphatase — translated: MAPKDFNDRMLSLGLARVSEAAALASANWIGRGDEKAADQAAVNAMREQLNKLDIRGRVVIGEGERDEAPMLYIGEEVGAGKGPEVDIALDPLEGTTLTAKDMPNALTVIAMGPRGALLHAPDVYMEKLAIGPGFMPNVVTLDMAYGERVKRMARAKACSTEDITVCILDRERHQDMIDEVRSTGAAIRLITDGDVAGVMHCAEPDLTGIDMYMGLGGAPEGVLAAAALKCMGGQFWGRLTFRDDDEKGRAEKAGIEDLDRIYTRDELVSGDVIFAATGVTDGSLLPGIKREVGYLTAETILMRSKTGSVRRMTYRNPVQ